In one window of Methanoculleus thermophilus DNA:
- the cfbC gene encoding Ni-sirohydrochlorin a,c-diamide reductive cyclase ATP-dependent reductase subunit, with protein MKQIALYGKGGIGKSTTAANLSAALAEDGLDILQIGCDPKHDSTRMLMHGTWIPTVLDLIRERGEAEITVGDVVYRGFSGVRCVEAGGPEPGIGCAGRGIIATFQLLERLEALKGDVIVYDVLGDVVCGGFAMPMRDGYAQEIYLVTSGELMSIYAANNIAKAIARLSRRVRSRCTLGGVICNAKNIEGERDLVEEFARRINSRLIAYIPRDRVVQIAELQKQTVVEYAPDSNQAAVYRGLARTVYENKTTSIPKPLETDELESFALEFVQV; from the coding sequence ATGAAACAGATCGCCCTCTACGGGAAGGGTGGAATCGGAAAATCCACTACTGCAGCAAACCTATCGGCAGCACTCGCAGAGGATGGGCTCGATATCCTGCAGATCGGCTGCGATCCGAAACATGACAGCACCCGCATGCTGATGCACGGGACCTGGATCCCGACGGTCCTCGACCTTATCCGGGAGCGCGGGGAGGCGGAGATCACCGTCGGCGACGTGGTCTACCGGGGGTTTTCAGGCGTGCGCTGTGTGGAGGCCGGCGGCCCGGAGCCGGGGATCGGGTGCGCCGGGCGGGGAATCATTGCAACGTTCCAGCTCCTTGAGCGCCTGGAAGCCCTCAAAGGCGATGTCATCGTCTACGATGTCCTCGGAGATGTCGTCTGCGGCGGGTTTGCAATGCCGATGCGGGATGGATACGCGCAGGAGATCTATCTTGTCACCTCCGGCGAACTGATGTCCATCTACGCAGCAAACAACATTGCAAAAGCCATCGCCCGCCTCTCACGCAGAGTGCGAAGCAGGTGCACCCTCGGTGGGGTGATCTGCAACGCAAAGAATATCGAGGGCGAGCGGGACCTGGTCGAGGAGTTCGCCCGCCGGATCAACTCACGGCTCATCGCCTATATCCCCCGCGATCGGGTGGTGCAGATCGCGGAACTACAGAAGCAGACGGTCGTCGAGTACGCCCCCGACTCCAACCAGGCTGCGGTCTACCGGGGACTTGCACGCACCGTCTACGAGAACAAAACAACGAGCATCCCAAAGCCCCTTGAGACGGATGAACTCGAATCCTTCGCTCTCGAATTCGTCCAGGTTTGA
- a CDS encoding isocitrate/isopropylmalate dehydrogenase family protein, with protein MQHKVALIGGDGIGPEIVAAGREVLDAAGERYGFDINWTEFDIGAERYLATGELLTEEDIQELSKFPAIYFGAIGDDRVRPGILEKGILLAIRFHFDQFINLRPIKLLDGVTTPLANKKPEDIDFVVVRENTEDFYVGIGSRFSGTHEQKTLEVVRDMYNIKFGLDVETDADELAYQIGVITRPGAERVIRYAFDLANRRRKKVTSVDKANVLSDVYGLWRDVFTGVAAGYPDIQTEFNFVDAVTMWFVKNPEWFDVVVTPNMFGDIITDLGAMIQGGLGLAPGGNINPDGTSMFEPIHGSAPKYRGQDVANPLATIWAGSMLLDHLGEHDAAAAVLRAIERSIRDGYVTRDMGGAMKTSEVGRKIAELVKTV; from the coding sequence ATGCAGCACAAAGTAGCATTGATCGGTGGGGACGGGATCGGCCCCGAGATCGTGGCGGCGGGAAGAGAGGTTCTTGATGCCGCGGGAGAGCGGTATGGATTCGATATTAACTGGACCGAGTTCGATATCGGGGCGGAGCGCTACCTCGCGACGGGAGAACTCCTGACCGAAGAGGATATCCAGGAGCTCTCGAAGTTCCCGGCCATCTACTTCGGGGCGATCGGTGACGACCGGGTAAGGCCCGGGATCCTTGAGAAAGGTATCCTGCTTGCCATCCGGTTCCACTTCGACCAGTTCATCAACCTCCGGCCGATCAAACTCCTTGATGGCGTCACGACGCCGCTTGCGAATAAAAAGCCTGAGGATATCGACTTCGTCGTGGTCCGGGAGAACACCGAGGACTTCTACGTCGGGATCGGCTCCCGCTTCTCCGGCACGCACGAGCAAAAGACCCTCGAGGTCGTCCGGGATATGTATAACATCAAGTTCGGGCTGGACGTCGAGACCGATGCCGACGAGCTCGCCTACCAGATCGGCGTCATCACCCGGCCGGGTGCGGAGAGGGTGATCCGCTACGCCTTCGATCTCGCCAATCGTCGGCGCAAGAAGGTTACGTCGGTCGACAAGGCAAACGTCCTCTCCGACGTCTACGGCCTCTGGCGGGATGTCTTTACCGGAGTCGCCGCCGGCTACCCGGATATCCAGACGGAGTTCAACTTTGTCGACGCCGTCACGATGTGGTTCGTCAAGAACCCGGAGTGGTTCGACGTCGTCGTCACCCCGAATATGTTCGGGGACATCATCACCGATCTCGGAGCCATGATCCAGGGCGGGCTCGGGCTCGCCCCCGGCGGAAACATCAACCCCGACGGCACCTCGATGTTTGAGCCGATTCACGGTTCGGCGCCGAAGTACCGCGGTCAGGACGTTGCAAACCCGCTCGCCACGATATGGGCGGGCTCGATGCTCCTCGACCACCTCGGTGAGCATGATGCGGCGGCGGCCGTCCTTAGAGCGATCGAGAGGAGTATCCGTGACGGATACGTGACCCGGGATATGGGCGGGGCGATGAAGACGAGCGAGGTCGGGAGAAAGATCGCGGAGCTTGTAAAGACGGTGTAG
- a CDS encoding PH domain-containing protein: MPLIPLRIGEIFRPALQFRSYLYASLALAVVVFILPWLIPVVIFSPLPVALAVAIPVLAVVAFVAYWIPLYYESIAYRLTTSEITWQRGVWFRQTGFVPYNRITNVDITQGPLMRFFSFSAVRVQTAGYSAQAQAEIVLNGIEDPKDLQEKIMSFVRGTGPVAVGGEPEGQPAGDTVVAELRAIRQLLERVLEK; the protein is encoded by the coding sequence ATGCCTCTTATACCGCTTCGAATTGGTGAGATATTCCGACCGGCGCTGCAGTTCCGGTCATACCTCTACGCATCCCTGGCCCTGGCCGTCGTCGTCTTCATCCTGCCGTGGCTCATCCCCGTTGTCATCTTCAGTCCACTGCCCGTTGCTCTCGCCGTCGCTATCCCGGTGCTCGCCGTTGTTGCGTTCGTCGCCTACTGGATACCCCTCTACTATGAGAGCATAGCCTACCGGCTCACCACGAGCGAGATCACCTGGCAGCGCGGCGTCTGGTTTCGGCAGACGGGGTTCGTCCCCTACAACCGGATCACAAACGTCGATATCACACAGGGCCCCCTGATGCGGTTCTTCTCCTTCTCGGCAGTCCGGGTGCAGACCGCCGGCTACTCGGCTCAGGCGCAGGCGGAGATCGTTCTCAACGGGATCGAGGACCCAAAGGACCTCCAGGAGAAGATCATGAGTTTCGTTCGGGGAACCGGTCCGGTCGCGGTCGGGGGCGAGCCGGAGGGTCAGCCGGCCGGGGATACGGTTGTGGCGGAACTTCGGGCGATCCGGCAGTTGCTCGAGAGAGTGCTTGAAAAATAG
- a CDS encoding TrkH family potassium uptake protein — MDRIEQFSTIAPDIGNIFRYISIVTALPLLVAAIYREWAMVLPMASVPVVLFLLGTLLAKVPREDREAPLSAALMAVALIWLAIALVSALPFTLGLGVSYLDAVFEAMSGWTDTGLTMMRSVEELPRTILFWRSLMQWLGGLGIVAFTVAMASRTGLTQFRLYRSEGRSEALMPSVVATGLEMWKIYLALTAAAIGLILLSGIPVWDAVNIALVAIATGGFSVHSEGISFYNNPLLEVLIVPVMIAGALPFKLYYLFYRQKSVHIFDDQQARLLFILIALGIIVIAWDLVTLSATDIPTAIRQALFMSTAAVTSTGFQVASPNEWASVTVLFLAMLIIIGGASGSTAGGIKLSRVVLGFQSLVWWFRRMFVSGKVLVPFKYNGRVIPKNIADLEVSRNMLIIMLYFLTIFVATILLMHLQPTAFDSSNVIFEVSTAMCNNGISTGFVSPEMNGPAKIVFILLMWIGRLEVIPVIMLVMGLFKRYE, encoded by the coding sequence ATGGATAGGATCGAGCAGTTCTCGACCATCGCACCCGATATTGGCAATATCTTTCGGTATATCAGCATCGTCACGGCACTCCCGCTTCTCGTAGCGGCGATCTACCGGGAGTGGGCGATGGTCCTGCCCATGGCCTCCGTCCCGGTCGTTCTATTTCTTCTCGGGACGCTCCTGGCCAAAGTCCCCCGGGAAGATCGTGAGGCACCCCTATCCGCCGCCCTTATGGCCGTCGCCCTGATCTGGCTCGCCATAGCGCTCGTGAGCGCCCTTCCTTTCACCCTCGGGCTCGGTGTCTCCTACCTCGACGCAGTCTTTGAGGCGATGTCCGGGTGGACGGATACGGGCCTGACGATGATGCGCTCGGTCGAGGAACTGCCCCGAACCATCCTCTTCTGGCGATCGCTGATGCAGTGGCTAGGGGGGCTCGGGATCGTCGCCTTCACCGTCGCAATGGCCTCCCGGACGGGATTGACCCAGTTCCGCCTCTATCGGTCTGAAGGGCGCTCGGAGGCGCTGATGCCGAGCGTTGTCGCGACGGGACTTGAGATGTGGAAGATCTATCTGGCACTGACCGCCGCTGCAATCGGCCTCATCCTCCTGTCAGGGATACCGGTCTGGGACGCCGTGAATATCGCCCTTGTCGCAATCGCCACCGGTGGGTTCTCTGTCCACTCGGAAGGAATTTCTTTTTACAATAACCCGCTCCTTGAGGTTCTGATCGTCCCGGTTATGATCGCCGGTGCTCTGCCGTTCAAACTCTATTACCTCTTTTACCGTCAGAAGTCTGTGCACATCTTCGACGACCAGCAGGCCAGACTCCTCTTTATACTCATTGCGCTCGGGATCATCGTGATTGCGTGGGACCTCGTCACACTCAGCGCGACGGATATTCCCACCGCCATCCGGCAGGCGCTCTTCATGTCGACGGCGGCGGTCACCAGTACCGGATTTCAGGTCGCCTCTCCAAACGAGTGGGCGAGCGTGACGGTCCTCTTCCTTGCGATGTTGATCATAATAGGCGGCGCGTCGGGGAGCACCGCCGGAGGCATCAAACTCTCCCGGGTAGTCCTCGGGTTTCAGAGCCTGGTCTGGTGGTTCCGGCGGATGTTCGTCTCAGGAAAGGTGCTCGTGCCGTTCAAGTACAACGGCAGGGTGATCCCGAAGAATATCGCCGACCTCGAGGTCTCGCGGAACATGCTGATTATTATGCTCTACTTCCTGACCATCTTCGTCGCCACGATACTGCTGATGCACCTGCAGCCGACAGCCTTCGACTCAAGCAACGTGATCTTCGAGGTATCCACCGCGATGTGCAACAACGGCATATCCACAGGGTTTGTCTCGCCCGAGATGAACGGTCCGGCAAAGATCGTCTTTATCCTGCTCATGTGGATCGGTCGCCTGGAGGTCATACCGGTGATCATGCTGGTAATGGGTCTCTTCAAGCGGTATGAGTGA
- a CDS encoding FprA family A-type flavoprotein: MAAREIVPGVFAVGAIDWDRRIFDELIPLPDGTTYNSYLVQGSEKTALIDTVDPAKTAELVANLEALGVEKIDYVIANHAEQDHSGSIPAMLERFDGAKVVTNQKCRDFLIDLLHVPEDQFVVINDGETLDLGGKTLEFIIAPWVHWPETMLTYLPEDRILFPCDLFGSHYATSSLYVPDEGAVYESAKRYYAEIMMPFRSSIKGHLEKLASREIDLIAPSHGPVYNRPAFILDAYRDWTSDAVTNTVVLPYVSMHGSTLAMVEHFVDALMKRGVEVQPFNLTKTDIGELAKALVDAATVVIGAPTLIFGPHPQAVYAMYLANLLRPKTRYATVIGSYGWGGKTVDTTVKMLDRLKVEFLDPVYIKGHPKEEDFAALDRLADEIAKKHKEAGILPS; the protein is encoded by the coding sequence ATGGCAGCACGTGAGATTGTGCCGGGTGTCTTTGCCGTAGGAGCCATTGACTGGGACCGACGGATCTTCGATGAACTGATCCCGCTCCCCGACGGCACCACCTACAACAGTTACCTGGTGCAGGGCAGCGAAAAGACGGCGCTAATCGATACCGTCGACCCGGCGAAGACCGCAGAACTTGTGGCAAACCTGGAGGCGCTCGGAGTCGAGAAGATCGACTACGTCATAGCCAACCACGCGGAGCAGGACCATTCGGGCTCGATACCGGCAATGCTTGAGAGGTTCGACGGTGCAAAGGTGGTGACGAATCAGAAATGCCGGGATTTCCTGATCGACCTCCTCCACGTCCCGGAAGATCAGTTCGTCGTCATCAACGACGGTGAGACGCTCGATCTGGGGGGTAAGACGCTCGAATTCATCATCGCTCCCTGGGTCCACTGGCCGGAGACGATGCTGACCTATCTGCCGGAAGACCGGATCCTCTTCCCCTGCGACCTCTTTGGTTCACATTACGCGACGAGTTCCCTCTACGTCCCCGACGAGGGTGCGGTCTACGAGTCCGCAAAACGTTACTACGCCGAGATCATGATGCCGTTTCGGTCGAGCATCAAGGGGCACCTTGAGAAGCTTGCCTCACGCGAGATCGATCTGATCGCGCCGAGCCACGGCCCGGTCTATAATAGACCGGCGTTCATCCTCGACGCCTATCGGGACTGGACGAGCGACGCCGTGACGAATACGGTGGTGCTGCCGTACGTCTCCATGCACGGAAGTACACTCGCGATGGTCGAGCACTTCGTCGACGCCCTGATGAAACGCGGCGTCGAGGTCCAGCCGTTCAACCTCACAAAGACCGACATCGGTGAACTCGCAAAAGCGCTGGTGGATGCCGCAACAGTCGTGATCGGGGCGCCTACGCTCATCTTTGGTCCCCATCCTCAAGCAGTCTACGCGATGTACCTTGCAAATCTCCTCCGCCCGAAGACCCGTTACGCGACGGTGATTGGTTCATACGGCTGGGGCGGAAAGACGGTCGACACCACCGTGAAGATGCTCGACCGGCTCAAGGTCGAGTTCCTTGATCCGGTCTACATCAAGGGGCATCCGAAGGAGGAAGACTTCGCGGCTCTCGACCGGCTCGCCGACGAGATCGCAAAGAAGCACAAGGAGGCGGGGATCCTCCCCTCGTAA
- a CDS encoding GNAT family N-acetyltransferase, producing MCDLERENSPQGCKPEVFIRQAGVLFADTFLVAECGGEVIGYTIGALVQQRPATGWIIRLVVSGKHRRKGFGDSLVTAVISGLLERGAEEIYLSVAPGNRAARALYEKHGFQETEFCPAYFGEGADRYILRRSIDDHKGLTRLY from the coding sequence GTGTGTGATCTTGAGCGGGAGAATAGTCCGCAAGGGTGCAAGCCCGAGGTCTTTATCCGCCAGGCGGGGGTTCTCTTTGCCGATACCTTCCTCGTTGCGGAATGCGGCGGGGAGGTCATCGGCTATACCATCGGGGCTCTCGTGCAACAGCGCCCCGCTACCGGGTGGATCATCCGGCTGGTGGTCTCCGGGAAACACCGGCGAAAGGGTTTTGGAGATAGCCTCGTTACCGCAGTCATCAGCGGTCTTTTGGAACGCGGGGCAGAAGAGATCTATCTTTCGGTTGCACCGGGAAACAGAGCTGCACGAGCACTTTACGAAAAACATGGATTCCAGGAGACCGAGTTCTGTCCGGCCTACTTCGGTGAAGGGGCCGATCGATACATCCTCCGGAGGAGCATCGACGATCATAAAGGTTTAACCCGTTTGTATTGA
- a CDS encoding nitrogenase component 1: protein MNSNPSLSNSSRFEGCTLTGALSVLTEVRDAVCIIHGPSGCTHHNFSLLHATHLSNDRLEVPRLLTTRLTENDIIFGGEEALERAIARAISLSPAPASIFVLSTCIVETIGDDVAAVCARDWGIPVIAVPTAGFLGGVFETGIRNALSAVASLARPATEKTLSANLIGEKNLEYDVDENAAEIERLLSRLGIAVNLRFVREIRTDDVGCLNSAAVNILREPSLRPVGEDFKRRFSIPYVDSFPVGLAGTCRFIEEIGRICGIDATAAVAEEKVFQAKMLEEFADIAGSRVYFQSPHPMLDADLDAKTVCTECTDALDLVVDPDGTAIPLPYPAPVGTTGLRRMLHRWRVLIRGMRQDKAYSKRPKREREMPPG, encoded by the coding sequence ATGAACTCGAATCCTTCGCTCTCGAATTCGTCCAGGTTTGAAGGATGCACCCTGACCGGAGCGCTCTCGGTGCTCACAGAGGTACGGGACGCCGTCTGCATCATCCATGGACCGTCGGGCTGCACCCACCATAACTTTTCCCTCCTCCACGCTACCCACCTCTCAAACGACCGGCTTGAGGTCCCACGTCTCCTTACCACCCGCTTAACGGAGAACGACATCATCTTCGGGGGTGAAGAGGCGCTGGAGAGGGCGATTGCGCGGGCAATCTCGCTCTCACCTGCGCCCGCCTCTATATTCGTCCTCTCAACCTGCATCGTCGAGACGATCGGTGACGACGTCGCGGCTGTCTGTGCACGGGACTGGGGCATCCCGGTGATTGCCGTGCCGACCGCGGGGTTCCTTGGAGGGGTGTTTGAGACCGGCATCAGGAACGCCCTCTCCGCCGTCGCCTCTCTGGCCCGGCCAGCGACCGAAAAGACCCTCTCGGCGAACCTCATCGGCGAGAAGAACCTGGAGTACGACGTCGACGAGAATGCGGCCGAGATTGAGCGCCTTCTCTCCCGGCTCGGTATAGCAGTCAACCTACGGTTCGTGCGCGAGATCAGGACAGATGACGTCGGGTGCCTCAACTCTGCCGCCGTAAACATTCTTCGGGAACCCTCCCTCCGGCCGGTCGGCGAGGACTTCAAACGGAGGTTTAGTATCCCATACGTAGACTCGTTCCCGGTCGGCCTTGCCGGGACATGCCGGTTCATCGAGGAGATCGGCCGGATCTGCGGCATAGATGCTACGGCAGCCGTTGCGGAGGAGAAAGTATTCCAGGCGAAGATGCTTGAGGAGTTCGCCGATATCGCGGGAAGCCGGGTATACTTCCAGTCGCCCCATCCCATGCTGGACGCGGATCTGGACGCGAAGACCGTCTGCACCGAGTGTACAGACGCCCTCGATCTCGTCGTCGACCCGGACGGGACGGCGATCCCCCTCCCGTATCCTGCGCCGGTCGGAACTACTGGTCTTCGACGGATGCTTCACCGGTGGAGAGTTCTGATTCGGGGAATGAGGCAGGATAAGGCATACTCCAAACGCCCAAAGCGCGAAAGAGAGATGCCACCCGGGTAG
- a CDS encoding universal stress protein, which produces MFERILFPTDFSGPSMKALDYIPALQEAGTREVILVHVIDSKEITTIASGGQGFLGTIPDQETETQRQLREEVQHRIIDTRRALERQGLKVTVRTPLGTPGTEIVNAAEAEGVSLIVIGSHGRSNLRDRLLGTVSEYVIKNARQPVLVIKRDAAAGR; this is translated from the coding sequence ATGTTCGAACGTATCCTCTTTCCAACCGACTTCTCCGGACCCTCCATGAAGGCGCTGGATTACATCCCTGCACTGCAGGAGGCAGGAACCCGGGAGGTGATCCTTGTCCATGTCATCGACTCAAAGGAGATCACAACGATCGCCTCGGGTGGGCAGGGGTTTCTCGGAACCATACCCGACCAGGAGACCGAAACTCAACGACAACTGCGGGAGGAGGTCCAGCACCGGATCATCGATACCCGCCGGGCGCTTGAGAGGCAGGGTCTGAAGGTGACGGTCCGGACGCCCCTCGGCACGCCAGGAACGGAGATCGTGAACGCAGCGGAGGCGGAGGGAGTCTCGCTCATCGTCATCGGCTCCCACGGCCGGTCGAACCTCCGGGATCGCCTGCTCGGAACGGTCTCGGAGTACGTGATCAAGAACGCCCGCCAGCCGGTCCTGGTTATCAAGCGGGACGCGGCTGCGGGAAGGTAG
- a CDS encoding phosphoribulokinase: MPPSDFKRVIAESPYVFIIGVAGDSGTGKTTFTRAIREIFGKDLISTITIDDYHRYDREERRKLGITPLAPEANRFDLLEEHLAALKEGKTIQKPVYNHNTGRFDPPVPFSPTKILILEGLHPFITPRLRGLIDFKLYVDPDPDVKRAWKIKRDVERRGYTPDAVVQEMAERKRDYEAYVAPQCQFADAVIKIAFSKYGREISEERNVYHVTLCQSKLERSIRDVDLSIDLFPLLSLSERNFMVEFTIEEIGGRAMGALTFDGELNYAVVRRLEKNIEIQTQVQPIDLVQSGGYLTAGDVAQLILAWRIINRRIFIESSPESTGRKVTAAASGGCGCGDRR, from the coding sequence ATGCCCCCTTCCGACTTCAAGAGAGTTATTGCCGAGTCGCCCTACGTCTTCATCATCGGCGTTGCGGGAGACAGCGGGACCGGAAAGACCACCTTCACGAGAGCGATCCGGGAGATCTTTGGAAAGGACCTGATCTCGACGATCACGATCGACGACTACCACAGATACGACCGCGAGGAGCGCAGAAAACTCGGGATCACCCCGCTTGCACCCGAAGCGAACCGATTCGACCTCCTGGAAGAGCACCTTGCTGCCCTCAAAGAGGGGAAGACGATCCAGAAACCGGTCTACAACCACAACACCGGGAGGTTCGATCCTCCGGTGCCCTTCAGCCCCACGAAGATCCTGATCCTCGAAGGGCTGCACCCATTCATCACTCCAAGATTGCGGGGCCTGATCGACTTCAAACTCTACGTGGACCCGGATCCCGACGTAAAACGGGCCTGGAAGATCAAGCGTGATGTGGAACGGAGGGGATACACCCCTGACGCCGTCGTCCAGGAGATGGCCGAGCGCAAGCGCGACTACGAAGCGTACGTCGCACCGCAATGCCAGTTTGCCGACGCGGTCATCAAGATTGCTTTCTCGAAGTATGGGAGAGAGATAAGCGAGGAGCGCAACGTCTACCACGTCACCCTCTGCCAGAGCAAACTCGAGCGGAGCATCAGAGACGTCGACCTCTCCATCGATCTCTTCCCCCTCCTATCCCTCTCGGAGCGGAACTTCATGGTCGAGTTTACGATCGAAGAGATCGGGGGAAGAGCCATGGGGGCGCTCACGTTCGACGGAGAGTTGAACTACGCTGTGGTGAGGAGACTGGAGAAGAACATCGAGATTCAGACACAGGTGCAACCCATCGATCTGGTCCAGAGCGGTGGATACCTGACGGCCGGGGATGTGGCGCAACTCATCCTCGCCTGGCGGATCATCAACCGGCGCATCTTCATCGAGAGTTCCCCGGAATCAACCGGCAGAAAGGTAACGGCGGCCGCAAGTGGCGGGTGCGGGTGCGGCGACCGGAGGTAA
- a CDS encoding nitrogenase component 1 translates to MPCENPLWPCAMTGAVACLSGFDGLAVVVHGSSGCYFYPASLVGVPIHGTFLVESEVIFGTESRLMEVIRDLNGRYSQVAVVNTCVPAIMGEDLSALARDGRVLFIDSPGFLGDLEAGYRRALDTIAPVVDPDTPGVNIDGICRTDPFCRGNALEARRLLNLAGAPVAATFCLDRYDAAHRAAPFTVGTNPDLASGVGTWCGSLLGLDAVGETFERLESLVDGVDSRPIKEEIAWADARIQKACGKYLRRFDPPRVVIAAQSAYAAFAKDFLDRYLGADIVCIAARNNPGEDSNGITSTTDFSTIREMILDAEPDLVIGSSYERTLAPGAAFVGLTPPLRGMVLLSSRMIAGVEGALWFMDEVLNACANRNRRSKSENVVHAKDRR, encoded by the coding sequence ATGCCGTGCGAAAACCCGCTCTGGCCCTGTGCGATGACCGGGGCGGTCGCATGCCTTTCGGGATTCGATGGCCTCGCCGTCGTCGTTCATGGTTCAAGTGGGTGCTACTTCTACCCCGCGTCGCTCGTCGGCGTCCCCATCCACGGGACGTTTCTGGTCGAGAGCGAGGTCATCTTCGGGACGGAGTCCCGCCTCATGGAGGTCATCCGGGACCTTAACGGCCGGTACTCGCAGGTAGCCGTGGTTAATACCTGCGTGCCCGCGATCATGGGCGAGGATCTCAGCGCCCTTGCCCGTGATGGGCGGGTCCTCTTCATCGACAGCCCCGGGTTCCTCGGCGACCTTGAGGCCGGCTACCGCCGGGCGCTCGATACGATCGCACCGGTAGTGGACCCGGATACTCCCGGCGTCAATATCGACGGCATCTGCCGTACAGACCCCTTCTGCCGGGGAAATGCGCTCGAGGCGCGACGCCTCCTCAATCTCGCCGGCGCCCCGGTCGCCGCCACCTTCTGCCTCGACCGCTACGATGCGGCGCACCGAGCAGCGCCCTTCACCGTCGGGACGAATCCGGATCTGGCAAGCGGCGTCGGGACCTGGTGCGGCTCGCTTCTCGGGCTTGATGCCGTCGGCGAGACCTTCGAGCGGCTTGAATCCCTGGTCGACGGTGTTGACTCCCGACCAATCAAAGAGGAGATCGCTTGGGCCGATGCCCGGATACAGAAGGCCTGCGGAAAGTATCTTCGAAGGTTCGACCCTCCCCGGGTGGTGATCGCCGCCCAGAGCGCGTACGCTGCGTTCGCGAAAGATTTCCTCGATCGCTACCTCGGGGCCGATATCGTCTGCATTGCCGCTCGAAACAACCCCGGTGAAGATAGCAACGGTATCACCTCCACAACCGACTTCTCGACCATCCGGGAGATGATCCTGGATGCCGAACCGGACCTGGTCATCGGATCCTCCTACGAGCGGACGCTCGCTCCCGGTGCCGCCTTCGTCGGGCTGACGCCGCCCCTCCGGGGTATGGTCCTCCTCTCGTCCCGGATGATTGCCGGGGTCGAGGGGGCGCTCTGGTTCATGGATGAGGTGCTCAACGCCTGTGCAAACCGGAACCGGCGCTCAAAGAGCGAGAATGTGGTTCACGCCAAAGATCGGCGCTGA